One stretch of Amycolatopsis sp. NBC_00345 DNA includes these proteins:
- a CDS encoding NADH-quinone oxidoreductase subunit A: MLPVLAQAETAGAAAAAPGLKVYLPLVLLFVLAAAFALLSVLLGPMVGPSRYNKAKTSAYECGIEPSPQPLVGGGRMPVAYYITAMLFILFDIEMVFLYPFAVNANALGVFGLVEIVLFIVTVGFAYAYVWRRGGLDWN; the protein is encoded by the coding sequence ATGTTGCCAGTGCTGGCGCAGGCGGAAACCGCAGGAGCGGCTGCGGCCGCGCCTGGCCTGAAGGTGTACCTGCCGCTCGTCCTGTTGTTCGTCCTCGCGGCGGCGTTCGCGCTGCTGTCCGTGCTGCTGGGCCCGATGGTCGGCCCGAGCCGGTACAACAAGGCCAAGACCTCGGCCTACGAGTGCGGGATCGAGCCCTCGCCCCAGCCGCTCGTCGGCGGCGGGCGGATGCCGGTGGCGTACTACATCACGGCGATGCTCTTCATCCTGTTCGACATCGAGATGGTGTTCCTCTACCCGTTCGCGGTGAACGCGAACGCGCTCGGTGTGTTCGGCCTGGTGGAGATCGTGCTGTTCATCGTTACGGTCGGGTTCGCGTACGCCTATGTGTGGCGGCGCGGCGGCCTGGATTGGAACTGA
- a CDS encoding NADH-quinone oxidoreductase subunit C: MPETPETGGEQSSAERPEGGLEPQGANPAAPAEPVVSGRARKGMFGVSGSGDTSGYGGVRLPAYSPAPAERPYGGWFDEFADEFLAALADNNVPASAILQTTVHRGEITFYVDREHLVAIARTLRDDPGLRFELLSSVSGVDYGVDVPQRLHSVYHMTSMTYRRRIRLEVTLDIEDAHVPSLVGLYPTADWQERETWDMFGIVYDGHPALTRILMPDDWDGHPQRKDYPLGGIPVEYKGAEIPPPDQRRSYS, from the coding sequence GTGCCCGAAACCCCAGAAACCGGTGGCGAGCAGTCCAGCGCCGAGCGCCCGGAAGGCGGGCTCGAGCCCCAGGGCGCGAACCCGGCCGCCCCCGCCGAGCCCGTGGTCTCCGGCCGCGCCCGCAAGGGCATGTTCGGCGTCTCCGGCAGCGGTGACACCTCCGGCTACGGCGGCGTGCGCCTGCCCGCGTACAGCCCGGCCCCGGCGGAGCGCCCGTACGGCGGCTGGTTCGACGAGTTCGCCGACGAGTTCCTCGCCGCGCTGGCGGACAACAACGTGCCGGCGTCGGCGATCCTGCAGACCACGGTGCACCGCGGCGAGATCACCTTCTACGTCGACCGCGAGCACCTGGTGGCCATCGCCCGCACCCTGCGCGACGACCCGGGCCTGCGCTTCGAGCTGCTCAGCTCGGTGTCCGGCGTGGACTACGGCGTGGACGTGCCGCAGCGGCTGCACTCCGTCTACCACATGACATCGATGACCTACCGGCGCCGGATCCGGCTGGAGGTCACCCTCGACATCGAGGACGCGCACGTGCCGTCGCTGGTCGGGCTCTACCCGACGGCCGACTGGCAGGAGCGCGAAACCTGGGACATGTTCGGCATCGTCTATGACGGCCACCCGGCGCTGACCCGGATCCTCATGCCGGACGACTGGGACGGCCACCCCCAGCGCAAGGACTACCCGCTCGGCGGGATCCCGGTCGAATACAAGGGCGCGGAAATCCCGCCGCCGGACCAGCGGAGGTCGTACTCGTGA
- a CDS encoding NADH-quinone oxidoreductase subunit D: protein MSIEEGIEANAVPEADSRDTTEGRVYTVSGGDWDDVVADAQHDERMVINMGPQHPSTHGVLRLVLEMEGETVTQLRSVIGYLHTGIEKNCEYRTWTQGVTFVTRMDYLAPLSTEMAYCLGVEKLLGIQAPPRAELLRVMLLEINRIGSHLVYIATGGMELGATTAMTLGFREREEVLHLLEHLTGLRMNHAFIRPGGLAQDMPADFEEKVTEFCKVMDKRLPLYDKLFTGQPIWRNRLKGVGYLPVDACLALGVTGPILRSAGLPWDLRKTEPYSRYDEFEFDIPTSNDADCWARYLIRVEEMHQSLRIIKQVLKKLEPGPVMVEDKKVAWPAQLSIGSDGMGNSLEHVKKIMGQSMESLIHHFKLVTEGFHVPAGQVYSPVESPRGELGAHLVSDGGTRPLRVHVREPSFVNLQSMPAMAEGGLVADVIAAVASIDPVMGGVDR, encoded by the coding sequence GTGAGCATCGAAGAAGGCATCGAAGCCAACGCGGTCCCCGAGGCCGACTCCCGCGACACCACCGAAGGCCGCGTCTACACGGTTTCCGGCGGTGACTGGGACGACGTCGTCGCCGACGCGCAGCACGACGAGCGCATGGTCATCAACATGGGCCCGCAGCACCCGTCGACGCACGGCGTGCTCCGGCTCGTGCTGGAGATGGAGGGCGAGACCGTCACGCAGCTGCGGTCGGTCATCGGCTACCTGCACACCGGCATCGAGAAGAACTGCGAGTACCGGACCTGGACCCAGGGCGTCACGTTCGTGACGCGGATGGACTACCTGGCGCCGCTGTCCACGGAGATGGCGTACTGCCTCGGCGTGGAGAAGCTGCTGGGCATCCAGGCCCCGCCGCGCGCGGAGCTGCTGCGCGTGATGCTGCTGGAGATCAACCGGATCGGCTCGCACCTGGTCTACATCGCGACCGGCGGCATGGAGCTCGGCGCCACCACCGCGATGACGCTCGGCTTCCGTGAGCGCGAAGAGGTGCTGCACCTGCTGGAGCACCTGACCGGCCTGCGGATGAACCACGCGTTCATCCGCCCCGGCGGGCTCGCGCAGGACATGCCGGCGGACTTCGAGGAGAAGGTCACCGAGTTCTGCAAGGTGATGGACAAGCGCCTTCCCTTGTACGACAAGCTGTTCACCGGTCAGCCGATCTGGCGCAACCGGCTCAAGGGCGTGGGTTACCTGCCGGTCGACGCGTGCCTCGCGCTCGGCGTCACCGGCCCGATCCTGCGCTCGGCCGGCCTGCCGTGGGACCTGCGCAAGACCGAGCCGTACTCGCGCTACGACGAGTTCGAGTTCGACATCCCGACGTCCAACGACGCGGACTGCTGGGCGCGGTACCTGATCCGCGTCGAGGAGATGCACCAGAGCCTGCGGATCATCAAGCAGGTGCTGAAGAAGCTCGAGCCGGGCCCGGTCATGGTCGAGGACAAGAAGGTCGCCTGGCCGGCGCAGCTGTCGATCGGCAGCGACGGCATGGGCAACTCGCTCGAGCACGTCAAGAAGATCATGGGCCAGTCGATGGAATCGCTGATCCACCACTTCAAGCTCGTCACCGAGGGCTTCCACGTGCCGGCCGGCCAGGTCTACTCGCCGGTGGAGTCGCCGCGTGGCGAACTCGGCGCGCACCTGGTGTCCGACGGCGGCACCCGGCCGCTGCGCGTGCACGTACGGGAGCCGAGTTTCGTGAACCTGCAGTCGATGCCCGCGATGGCCGAGGGCGGGCTGGTGGCCGACGTGATCGCCGCGGTCGCGTCGATCGACCCGGTGATGGGGGGAGTGGACCGATGA
- a CDS encoding NuoB/complex I 20 kDa subunit family protein — MGLEEKLPNGILLASLEGLVNWARKNSLWPATFGLACCAIEMMTVGGSRYDIARFGMERFSATPRQADLMIVAGRVTQKMAPVLRQIYDQMAEPRWVLAMGVCASSGGMFNNYAVVQGVDHVVPVDMYLPGCPPRPEMLLDAILKLHAKIQDEPLNARRAAIRAASGARTELIPSSIKYAKK; from the coding sequence ATGGGCCTCGAAGAGAAACTCCCCAACGGCATCCTGCTGGCCAGCCTCGAGGGCCTGGTCAACTGGGCGCGCAAGAACTCGCTCTGGCCCGCCACGTTCGGCCTCGCGTGCTGCGCGATCGAGATGATGACCGTCGGCGGCTCCCGCTACGACATCGCCCGGTTCGGCATGGAGCGGTTCAGCGCCACCCCGCGCCAGGCCGACCTGATGATCGTCGCCGGCCGGGTGACCCAGAAGATGGCTCCCGTCCTGCGGCAGATCTACGACCAGATGGCCGAGCCGCGCTGGGTGCTCGCGATGGGCGTCTGCGCCTCCTCCGGCGGCATGTTCAACAACTACGCGGTGGTGCAGGGCGTCGACCACGTCGTGCCGGTCGACATGTACCTGCCCGGCTGCCCGCCCCGGCCCGAGATGCTGCTCGACGCGATCCTCAAGCTGCACGCCAAGATCCAGGACGAGCCGCTGAACGCCCGCCGCGCCGCGATCCGCGCCGCCAGCGGTGCGCGCACCGAGCTGATCCCGTCGTCGATCAAGTACGCGAAGAAGTGA
- the nuoE gene encoding NADH-quinone oxidoreductase subunit NuoE, producing the protein MTSSTATPEPGPHAAKTTHAAAGGDTDVVAIAPDSAVAEGILADTPLEEIFGADTETKAKDLIARYPMSRSALLPLLHLVQSVQGYVSQEGIAFCARQLELSDAEVSAVATFYTMYKRRPCGEHLVSVCTNTLCAALGGDAIYKKLQTHLGSADAPLGHEETAGTPGEPGSITLEHAECLAACDLAPVLQVNYEYFDNQTPEQAVALVDALQAGKKPAPTRGAPLSDFKGAELQLAGFFPEDASTYRGDVDGPSQAVETLRGAQIANERGWTAPATQDVPLPVLPAKEGEKK; encoded by the coding sequence ATGACGAGTTCGACAGCGACGCCCGAGCCGGGGCCGCACGCCGCGAAGACGACGCACGCCGCCGCGGGCGGTGACACCGATGTCGTCGCCATCGCGCCGGATTCGGCCGTGGCCGAGGGCATCCTCGCGGACACGCCGCTCGAGGAGATCTTCGGCGCCGACACCGAGACCAAGGCGAAGGACCTGATCGCCCGCTACCCGATGTCGCGCTCGGCACTGCTGCCGCTGCTGCACCTCGTGCAGTCGGTGCAGGGTTACGTCAGCCAGGAGGGCATCGCCTTCTGCGCCAGGCAGCTGGAGCTGTCCGACGCCGAGGTCAGCGCGGTCGCGACGTTCTACACCATGTACAAGCGCCGCCCGTGCGGCGAGCACCTGGTGAGCGTCTGCACCAACACGCTGTGCGCGGCGCTGGGCGGCGACGCCATCTACAAAAAGCTGCAGACGCACCTCGGCTCGGCGGACGCGCCGCTGGGCCACGAGGAGACGGCGGGCACGCCGGGCGAGCCGGGCTCGATCACGCTGGAGCACGCCGAGTGCCTCGCCGCCTGCGACCTCGCCCCGGTGCTGCAGGTCAACTACGAGTACTTCGACAACCAGACGCCGGAGCAGGCCGTGGCGCTGGTCGACGCGCTGCAGGCGGGCAAGAAGCCGGCCCCCACGCGCGGCGCCCCGCTTTCGGACTTCAAGGGCGCGGAGCTGCAGCTCGCCGGGTTCTTCCCGGAGGACGCGAGCACTTACCGCGGTGACGTCGATGGCCCTTCGCAGGCCGTTGAAACGCTGCGCGGCGCGCAGATCGCGAACGAGCGTGGCTGGACCGCCCCGGCGACGCAGGACGTCCCGCTTCCTGTGCTGCCCGCCAAAGAAGGGGAGAAGAAGTAA
- a CDS encoding geranylgeranyl reductase family protein, which translates to MTSRRNPDHDAEVIVVGAGPAGSTAATYLARAGVDVLLLEKTEFPREKVCGDGLTPRGVKQLIDLGIDTSEDAGWVHSRGLRILTGDLTLELDWPDLTSYPPYGVARTRQDFDDLLAKTAVKAGARLYERTTVTSAITNSSGRVVGVEAKVGPEKTPVNYRAPLVLACDGVSARLALSVGIDKNEKRPMGVAVRRYYKSPRHDDPFIEGHLELWDRSDPRDPKLLPGYGWAFPLGDGTVNVGLGMLSTSASFRNTDYRALLRQWLDGTPEEWGYREENAIGKVGGAGLPMGFNRTPHYRDGLLLLGDAGGMVSPFNGEGISAAMESAQLASEFVVQALARAEGPSRERALEGYPRAVGELMGGYYRLGNVFAKLIGKPKIMHAATKYGLRINKILPLVYKGLSGCYDAKGGDGVDRLIAALARATPSPR; encoded by the coding sequence ATGACCTCTCGTCGTAACCCGGACCACGATGCCGAAGTGATCGTGGTCGGCGCCGGACCGGCCGGATCCACCGCGGCCACCTACCTCGCGCGCGCGGGTGTCGACGTGCTGCTGCTGGAGAAGACCGAGTTCCCGCGGGAGAAGGTCTGCGGCGACGGGCTGACCCCGCGCGGCGTCAAGCAGCTGATCGACCTGGGCATCGATACGAGCGAGGACGCGGGCTGGGTGCACAGCCGCGGCCTGCGGATCCTCACCGGCGACCTGACGCTGGAACTCGACTGGCCGGACCTCACCAGCTACCCGCCCTACGGCGTCGCCCGCACCCGTCAGGACTTCGACGACCTGCTCGCGAAGACCGCGGTGAAGGCCGGCGCGCGGCTGTACGAGCGCACCACCGTCACCAGCGCGATCACCAACTCCTCCGGGCGCGTGGTCGGCGTCGAGGCGAAGGTGGGCCCCGAGAAGACGCCGGTCAACTACCGGGCGCCGCTGGTGCTGGCCTGCGACGGCGTCTCCGCGCGGCTCGCGCTGAGCGTCGGCATCGACAAGAACGAGAAGCGCCCGATGGGCGTCGCCGTGCGCCGGTACTACAAGAGCCCGCGCCACGACGACCCGTTCATCGAGGGCCACCTCGAGCTGTGGGACCGCTCGGACCCGCGTGACCCGAAGCTGCTGCCCGGCTACGGCTGGGCGTTCCCGCTCGGCGACGGCACGGTCAACGTCGGGCTCGGCATGCTGTCGACGTCCGCCTCGTTCCGCAACACCGACTACCGCGCGCTGCTGCGGCAGTGGCTCGACGGCACGCCCGAGGAATGGGGCTACCGCGAGGAGAACGCCATCGGCAAGGTCGGCGGCGCCGGGCTGCCGATGGGCTTCAACCGCACCCCGCACTACCGCGACGGCCTGCTGCTGCTCGGCGACGCCGGCGGCATGGTGAGCCCGTTCAACGGCGAGGGCATCTCCGCGGCGATGGAGTCGGCGCAGCTCGCGTCGGAGTTCGTGGTGCAGGCGCTGGCACGCGCCGAAGGGCCTTCGCGTGAGCGCGCGCTGGAGGGCTACCCTCGCGCCGTCGGCGAGCTGATGGGCGGCTACTACCGCCTCGGCAACGTGTTCGCGAAGCTGATCGGAAAGCCGAAGATCATGCACGCCGCGACGAAGTACGGATTGCGGATCAACAAGATCCTTCCGTTGGTGTACAAGGGACTCTCCGGCTGCTACGACGCCAAGGGCGGCGACGGCGTCGACCGTCTGATCGCCGCTCTCGCGCGCGCCACGCCCAGTCCCCGCTGA
- the nuoF gene encoding NADH-quinone oxidoreductase subunit NuoF codes for MPDPITPVLTKRWLSPNSWRIETYEQLEGYTAARKALAGTPEQLVQVVKDSGLRGRGGAGFPAGVKWSFMPPNFDKPHYLVINADEGEPGTCKDIPLMMADPHSLIEGCIIASYAMRSNHCFIYVRGEALHCIRRLNAAAREAYEAGYLGKDIFGSGYDLELTVHAGAGAYICGEETALLDSLEGRRGQPRLKPPFPAAAGLYAAPTTVNNVETIASAPYIVNAGSAWFREMGREKSPGPKIYSISGHVEKPGQYECPLGTTLRELLELAGGMKDGIPLKFWTPGGSSTPMFTAEHLDTPLDFEGAAEAGSMLGTTAVQVFNETVSVPWAVMKWTQFYEHESCGKCTPCREGTYWLAQILERMVEGHGTAEDIDTLLDVCDNILGRSFCALGDGAVSPIQSGIKYFREEFLALCEKNKAAQPELVGAQA; via the coding sequence ATGCCTGATCCCATTACTCCGGTCCTCACGAAGCGCTGGCTGTCGCCGAACTCCTGGCGCATCGAGACCTACGAGCAGCTGGAGGGTTACACCGCGGCGCGCAAGGCGCTGGCCGGCACGCCCGAGCAGCTCGTCCAGGTGGTCAAGGACTCCGGCCTGCGCGGCCGCGGCGGCGCGGGCTTCCCGGCCGGCGTCAAGTGGTCGTTCATGCCGCCGAACTTCGACAAGCCGCACTACCTGGTGATCAACGCCGACGAGGGCGAGCCGGGCACCTGCAAGGACATCCCGCTGATGATGGCGGACCCGCACTCGCTGATCGAGGGCTGCATCATCGCTTCGTACGCGATGCGCTCGAACCACTGCTTCATCTACGTCCGCGGCGAGGCGCTGCACTGCATCCGCCGGCTCAACGCGGCGGCGCGCGAGGCGTACGAGGCCGGGTACCTGGGCAAGGACATCTTCGGCTCCGGCTACGACCTCGAGCTGACCGTGCACGCCGGCGCCGGCGCGTACATCTGCGGCGAGGAGACGGCGCTGCTCGACTCGCTCGAAGGCCGTCGCGGCCAGCCCCGGCTCAAGCCGCCGTTCCCGGCGGCCGCGGGCCTGTACGCCGCCCCGACCACGGTGAACAACGTCGAGACGATCGCCTCCGCGCCGTACATCGTGAACGCCGGCTCGGCCTGGTTCCGCGAGATGGGCCGCGAGAAGTCGCCCGGCCCGAAGATCTACTCGATCTCCGGCCACGTCGAGAAGCCCGGCCAGTACGAGTGCCCGCTCGGCACCACGCTGCGCGAGCTGCTGGAGCTGGCGGGCGGCATGAAGGACGGCATCCCGCTCAAGTTCTGGACCCCGGGCGGCTCGTCCACGCCGATGTTCACCGCCGAGCACCTCGACACCCCGCTCGACTTCGAGGGGGCGGCCGAGGCCGGCTCGATGCTCGGCACCACCGCGGTGCAGGTCTTCAACGAGACCGTTTCCGTGCCGTGGGCCGTGATGAAGTGGACGCAGTTCTACGAGCACGAGTCCTGCGGCAAGTGCACGCCGTGCCGCGAGGGCACGTACTGGCTCGCGCAGATCCTGGAGCGCATGGTGGAGGGCCACGGCACCGCCGAGGACATCGACACCCTGCTGGACGTCTGCGACAACATCCTCGGCCGCTCGTTCTGCGCGCTGGGTGACGGCGCGGTGTCGCCCATCCAGAGCGGGATCAAGTACTTCCGCGAGGAATTCCTCGCGCTGTGCGAGAAGAACAAGGCCGCCCAGCCCGAACTGGTGGGAGCACAGGCATGA